In a single window of the Canis lupus dingo isolate Sandy chromosome 18, ASM325472v2, whole genome shotgun sequence genome:
- the LOC125752927 gene encoding histone H2B type 2-K1-like yields the protein MGTEHGQQPQSGGRRGHGSGDKKSKKHSRRKETYSMYIYKVLKQVHPDIGIFSKAMSIMNSFVNDVFERLAGKAAQLAQYLGQTTLTSWEVQTAVRWLLPGELAKHAISEGTKAITKYTGSK from the coding sequence ATGGGCACCGAGCATGGGCAGCAGCCACAGTCTGGGGGCCGCAGGGGACATGGTTCTGGTGATAAAAAGTCCAAAAAGCATAGCCGGCGCAAGGAAACATACTCAATGTATATCTACAAGGTGCTAAAGCAGGTGCACCCTGACATCGGCATCTTTTCCAAGGCCATGAGCATCATGAACTCGTTTGTGAACGATGTGTTTGAACGGCTGGCTGGCAAAGCTGCCCAGCTGGCCCAGTACTTGGGCCAGACCACACTGACATCCTGGGAGGTCCAGACGGCGGTGCGTTGGCTACTGCCTGGGGAGCTGGCCAAGCATGCCATATCTGAGGGCACCAAGGCCATCACCAAGTACACCGGCTCCAAGTGA